The Oncorhynchus keta strain PuntledgeMale-10-30-2019 chromosome 28, Oket_V2, whole genome shotgun sequence DNA segment gatgttatagagagagagagagatgttagagagaatacagatgttatagagagagagatgttagagagaaTACAGATGttatagatagagagatgttagagagaatacagatgttatagagagacagatgttatagagagagagatagagagaatacCTGCACAGAGATGTTAGAGAATGCAgatgttatagagagagagagatgttagagagaatagagagatgtTAGAGAGTATGCAGatgttatagagagacagatgttatagagagagagatgttagagaaaATACAGatgttatatatagagagagagagatagagagaatacagatgttagagagagatgttacatttacattacatttaagtcatttagcagacgctcttatccagagcgacttacaaattggtgcattcaccttatgacatccagtggaacagtcactttacaatagtgcatctaaatcttaaaaagggggagaaggattacttatcctatcctaggtatgtTAGAGAGAATGCAgatgttatagagagagagagatgttagagagtATGCAGatgttatagagagacagatgttagagagacagatgttatagagagagcgatagagagaataCCTGCACAGAGATGTTAGAGAGAATGCAGATGTtatagagagagatgttagagagaaTACAGATGTtatagagagagcgatagagagaatacagatgttatagagagagagatgttagagagacagatgttatagagagacagatgttatagagagacagatgttagagagagagcgatagagagaataCCTGCACAGAGATGTTAGAGAGAATGCAGatgttatagagagacagatgttagagagacagatgttatagagagagcgatagagagaataCCTGCACAGAGATGTTAGAGAGAATGCAGATGTtatagagagagatgttagagagaaTACAGATGTtatagagagagcgatagagagaataCCTGCACAGAGATGTTAGAGAGAATGCAgatgttatagagagagagatgttagagagaaTACAGAtgttagagagtgtgtgtgtgtttgtgtgcgtgtaaacacacaagcacacacacacacacacacaaacacacacaatgtttAAGCATCTCATAGGTTCAGACACAATAAACAAGTAAACACAAACAGCACTTGAATGCAGCCTCATTGTTCTGAACATCTCTAACCTGAATGAGGCCGTTCTCCCGTTGCCTGCTGGGAGCTGTAGTTAAATGTTGAGtcctgtggttgttgttgttgtaagaggAGTTAGGCCTGGCCCCACCCCCACCTGGCTGCTGTTGCACCATGGGTCGGACAGTGGCCATTTTGGTGGCTCCATACCTCTCTAAGTAGGCAGGGCGTTCAGAACTCTGAGAGTTGTCAATAAGTATTGACAGGCCACGCCCCTCAGAGAGGGGATCCAACGAGGAACTGGGGGGAGGGGCAGCCATAAGCatggaggaatagagggaggaggagggaggagaggaagagggggaggaggagattaGAGAGCCGAGAGGACCAACAACCCCGTATAGTCCAGTCCTCTgacgaggagagaaggagaggggaggaggggggagacaaagggaggaggagagaggggagacagagaggggaagcactaaaggaaggggggaggaggagcGTGAGGAGGGCTGAGAGAAGGCGTGGTCTCTGGGAGGGATCTGAGGGGGTGTGTTTTCCCTCTCACATAGGGAAACGCGTTTGGAGGAGCGGAGGGGTGGGATGGGGGAGCGTGGAGGTAGCATGGGTCTGTCCTcataggaggaagaggaggggggaggaaggtagatctgtctgtgaggggccaaggagagggggaggggggaggaggggagggaacggCCGGTTGTCATGGGAACACGCAGCTTCACCATCACCTGCAGGTCAGCAGGAAGAGAGAAAAATGACGTTAAAGCTCCAGACTCAAATGACtaacctgtggtgtgtgtgtgtgtctgtgtgtgtctgtgtgtgtgtgtgtctgtgtgtgtcgtaCCTCTCTCTGCAGCTCCTGGAACAGATCAGCTGACTGAGTTAAGCCCCTCCTCTCTGCATCAGTGTTGGGCGGAGCCAACATTCCCTCTGGCAATCCAGTGATAGATCGAACCTCCTGGTCTGCCAATTGACCCTCAGCCTCAGTGGCAACCTCGTCGTAGGCAGGAAGAGGGAGGGGCCAGTCCAGGATGGAAGGAAGGTCCTGGAGGGAGAGAATAAGGTTATTTTGcctactgagtgtgtgtgtgtatgtgtgtgtgagtgtgtttgtgtgtgtacctggagtGTGTCCTGGTCAGGTATTCGTGTCTCAGTGAGAGGGGAGGGCGTGGCCGAGCTGAAGCTGTCATCGGTAAAGTCGATGAGTGAGACTTCGCTTTTGGCTGACCTCACACCTGACCCTTCCCCCGGGCGGAGTTTAAGGCCTATAGCCGCGCCCAGCCTCTTCAGTCCCGACGAAGCaccttcatattcatcatcatcatcatctaacaCAGAGTCATAGAacggctctacacacacacacacacacacacacacacacacacacacacacacacacacacacacacacacacacacacacacacacacacacacacagatatcatcaATCAGAGAGTCATAGACAGCTCAACATATACAGGTAAATACACACTCAGCGTGGGAGACATACTGTTGATCAGGACAGCAGGCtggggaggacgaggaggaggctTCTCTGAGAGACaaaacagaaagagggagagactttATGAATGAATGAAAAGGCAGCAAGATATTTGTAAGGAGAGAATAACTGTGTGTTAGTTTGTGTAGCCTACTCACTCCTGGTGCGGCTGGGTAGTTTGGTGGGCCGGGCAGTGGAAGGATCCATTCCCATAACATCAGGGGGGTCCATAGGATTTCCCAAGTATAGGCTGGAGAGGGGTAAAGACCAGGGATATAGTAGAGTTTAAACACAGTACTTCAGGTGTTCTTTATAAAAAGTATTTGGGGACTTTTCCATTGGTTTTATTGTGCCTGACAAGCTAAAGAGCAATAGCACTGCTAACGGGGCTCTGCTTTACTCCAGTTGTCAGACACTGTACCTGCAGGTATCAGccaggtctctgtgtgtgtgtgtgtgtgtgtgtgtgtgtgtgtgtgtgtgtgtgtgtgtgtgtgtgtgtgtgtgtgtgtgtgtgtgtgtgtgtgtgtgtgtgtgtgtgtgtgtgtgtgtgtgtgtgtgtgtgtgtgtgtgtgtgtgtgtgtgtgtgtgtacctgtctatGCGGTCAGCGTGCCCCCAGCTCCTGTGTGGGTCAGTGTCTCCATGTCCAGTGTGAATGAAGGAGTGTGTGAGGGGTCTGCTGATGTCTTGGGCCGACAGGCCGCTGACCGACGTGACCACGTGGCGAGGAAACTGTCCCACGCGCAGCGTCCTTTTGTTCTGACCTCTCCACCAATAGAGCTCTGCtctggagacacagagacacacatgaacacacgcCGATATGATTCCCTATTGCACATTACAGAGAAGGATATGTTCTTCATATTAGATATCTATCTGCCATTCTGAATGATGAATCATTCTTCTTACACACACTGACCTGCCCTCGACGACGGTGATGATGTCATTCATGTTGATCTGAAGTTTGTCTGGTTCTTCAAAGTCCTGCAGTGATCTCATGTCTGTAGGcatgatctacacacacacacacacacacacaccatcatgaCTACTAGGCGGAGAATGTCATGCGCCgttttcccagacacagatttatccgaatcctggactaaaaagcatgaATCTACATGAAATAATTCtacaggactaggcttaatctgtgtctgggaaatcTGCCCCAAGATTTATAAAACCAACATACATTTTCCCTTTGCACCTGCAGTCTTGCAATCACTTGTGTACCTACAGTGCTCTCTGCTGGACACTTGGTGAACCATGCCATGAATGTGTATTCTAGTGATGCACGGTTTCACCTGTTTGTTCACCTGCACCCACAATTGCCTGACTATATGTGATAGTGAAAATCTGAGGCCAGCACCCGACCAGCTAAAATAGAAAATGCTctgtacagtcagagatggtgaagtAATATTTGGGACAAGCCTGTCTATAGATAGACCTATGTTTCTGTTTATAATTTCAGACATTTTGGTAGATTGTTTGTTAGTCAACTTGCCTACAATTAGACACATGTGGCTTCACTACTTGTTAGCCATAGGAGgcgcgtgagtttcaagtttggggaagcaaatgaccataaaaatgcacctgtACAATAAAACATTCCATGCATCATCACATTCCATGCATCATCAAATTCCATGCATAATCACATCCCATGCATCATCACATTTCATGCATCATCACATCCCATGCATCATCACATTTCATGCATCATCACATTCCATGCATCATCAAATTCCATGCATCATCACATCCCATGCATCATCACATTTCATGCATCATCACATCCCATGCACCATCACATTTCATGCATCATCAAATTCCATGCATCATCAAATTCCATGCATCATCAAATTCCATGCATCATCACATTTCATGCATCATCACATTCCATGCATCATCACATTCCATGCATAATCACATTCCATGCATCATCAAATTCCATGCATCATCACATCCCATGCATCATCACATTTCATGCATCATCGCATTCCATGCATCATCAAATTCCATGCATCATCAAATTCCATGCATCATCACATTCCATGCATCATCACATTCCATGCATCATCAAATTCCATGCATCATCACATCCCATGCATCATCACATTTCATGCATCATCGCATTCCATGCATCATCAAATTCCATGCATCATCACATCACATTTCATGCATCATCACATCCCATGCATCATCACATTTCATGCATCATCACATTCCATGCATCATCACATTTCATGCATCATCACATTCCATGCATCATCAAATTCCATGCATCATCACATTTCATGCATCATCACATTCCATGCATCATCACATTCCATGCATCATCAAATTCCATGCATCATCACATCCCATGCATCATCGCATTTCATGCATCATCGCATTCCATGCATCATCAAATTCCATGCATCATCACATCCCATGCATCATCACATTTCATGCATTATCACATCCCATGCATCATCACATTTCATGCATCATCACATTCCATGCATCATCACATTTCATGCATCATCACGTCCCATGCATTATCACATTTCATGCATCATCACATTCCATGCATCGTCACATCCCATGCACCATCACATCCCATGCATCATCACATCCCATGCATCATCACATTCCATGCACCATCACATCCCATGCATCATCACATTCCATGCATCATCACATCCCATGCACCATCACATCCCATGTATCATCACATCCCATGCATCATCACATCTGCAGACTTATACAAGCCTACTATTCCTAATGTGGTAAGTAGATAGGATTTTCCTAATTTAGGCTAATAATGTAACTCAATCATTGTTTGCCAAAAATGCATGTCTGAGCACATAGTGGCGAAGAGTGACCTaagctataggctatatcagagaCGTTTCTTCTCCTTTCTTTGCACAGGAAAAATGTGGCcttttataaacacatttcatgcaactCTACTACACTTTTTATGACTGGACACAATCTTTTTTAATATGACAAAAATTACAGGGTAGACTTCTCTGCGAACACTGACAAACAAATGAATAAAACCGATGTTGTCTGATCTATTAAATTGGCTAATGAGAAGGGGATACAATTAACCTTGTCCAAACAAAAACAGTTTAAGTGGCACTGACCCAACAATGACAAAGAGTGAATATGCGCGCACCAGGGATCCGGCCAGTGCTCTCGGCTGGTGCCAATAAGATAAGCTATACCGTTCACTCAATTAATTTGAGAATTTTGATAGGCCTAACTAAAACAcagatttttgttttttttgtcttctctttacagcaatagccatttgctttccaaactatgtttttgtattttgaaatAATGCGATATGCCTGGCTGGGCCTTTCTACTTTTCACTGACAGTCGCAACTCGACAAacatctattttttttttacctttattttactaggcaagtcagttaagaacaaattcttattttcaatgacagcccagtgggttaactgcccgttcaggggcagaacgacagattttgtaccttgtcagctcgggggtttgaacttgcaaccttccggttactagtccaacgctctaaccactaggctaccctgccgccccatttgcCGCGCAGCCTACCCAAAATCATCATTTTTGGCCAAATCATGCTTTTTGGTGTAGTAGCCTATTTtgaatgattttatttatttttgtaaacTATAGACAGGAGTAGGATAATTAGGTTATAGAATGTCTTAAATCGATAGAATGAATACCAATCTAGTTTTCTCGCACAAGGTTTAAGGGCCGGGGAGAAAATGCAATAAAAGTGATTATTGCAACATCAGTTTGACCGGTTTTAAGGAAATTAAAAGCTGCGAAAACTACCTaacatgtttctgataagatttcagttcgGTTTGGATGCATATtatatgtggttgaaatacgatcagcttttatgatgctgataaagataacACCTGTACACACAGTCCCTAACATTCATTCTCTCAAGATTTCTCAACTCCTGTTTTACATTTGATGTATAATTTTAGtgcaagaaatgcttaattctgcaggagttaatattatattagactatgtgaaaggttatagacctacagtcaggcTACTGTTCaatttaacccatctgaacagtcaTTTTGAAGTCCCCGTCCTGTGACTGTTGAATTTGTAtagcgcctcacaatcatcacacataacataGTTACCACTGCTATCATCTTCTTTTACCACTTCACCtaatctttcccaaacattagactactgttctggcccTCCTTCtatttattttcaactctctaTTTCTCAGAttttctcttattgaattaaactcCGAAATGGTCATTTTCGCCTCAGTGGATCGACATTAACCTTTTCTAGCCAagttcccaaaagcatttggcgATTGGGGTGTATTTGGCGCGCTACAGTTAGGCCCTAAAGTTTAGGCTGCAAGTTAACTCGGGATGAAAATAATGTAGCCCATAGATATGAATTGCACAAGAGAgaaacatttatgtttttttttatgcctagttttctctttattcaacccgaCACTGAACTAGGGTGACCACGTTTAAAATACCTAAATGCGGGATTATTTTGCGGGACATTCTCAGGACAGTGTAGCCTCCATAAAATTAAACCACTTGGCAGCACCCTCTATTAATCCCCTTCAACAACAAGTTAGTAGAGCCCTGCACGGGCATGACTATTGAGGCAGAGCcccagtggtgtgtattcatggatgccaagggaagacAGGCTGCCCCAAAACATTTACCAATAAAATAAACATAAAATAATGTATATTTCATCTCTCTGTTTCATAATTTTctttcaattcgcaagaggctggatgtatctcaccggagaaagcagcCGAGCGAGCAAAACAGcaagtctctgtctctgtatgtgtcgCCCATCTATCtcatgctgtctggtcaaaaaaagtatgacattgttgccacccgtagcattgaatgcaagggaacccagcgagcatttggcctcccttgataaaaaagtATAACttaatagccaatcagcattgagctaaactgagtgagctcaactgtgattgGTCCTGGCGAAACAACCAAAAAGTGTccagggaagccagtttggattcgtcttcacaccaatcacattgAGAGCAAAACATAATTTACAGAAAAAACTTGAATTGTTATATCTCGTTGTATTGTTGTCCTCCGGTGACTAGCTAACTAAAATGATCCCTTTCCTAAATGAGCCATGGATgaagatagggatttggacttgtggttttatctaattctccgtactggccaatgattataatgggGATTCTGActcaaccataaattcatacattgtgtcCCTCACCAGAGGGGATGGAAGCTGGCTAGCTGGCTCACCATTGCTCATGAAAGGAAGATAGGCTAGTGaacaagcattttagccaggtagcctatgACCACAGAAACTAAAAGCGTACTGTATGAcggagtcaacatgaaagagactTCCGATAACTCTCGtagttctaaatcaatagttgtttagtagtccgaAAATGCTGGAAACATGAACTTTCTCGACTGTTTGTTACATGGAATGTGGTTTATGGACTTCACTGGACAGCGCTTGttctctggttttgtgatgaaagaaaggtgtggttgaatttattctgccactgtgtatacATCACGGTCGCATGGCATATGAACTAACGGGTTAcagagcaaacaatgcaattaggTTGTAATCTGGCCATTTTTTTTCTGgtttggcttccccagtgattttacccacacaccgctACTGCCGAGCCTACCCAGGCCCACGAtgttcaggccctaccctacccaggccCACGAtgttcaggccctaccctacccaggccCACAAtgttcaggccctaccctaccccacgatgttcaggccctaccctacccaggccCACGAtgttcaggccctaccctacccaggccCACGAtgttcaggccctaccctaccccacgatgttcaggccctaccctaccccacgatgttcaggccctaccctaccccacgatgttcaggccctaccctaccccacgatgttcaggccctaccctacgCCACGAtgttcaggccctaccctaccccacgatgttcaggccctaccctaccccacgatgttcaggccctaccctaccctaccccacgatgttcaggccctaccctaccccacgatgttcaggccctaccctaccccacgatgttcaggccctaccctaccccacgatgttcaggccctaccctacccaggccCGGCACTGCTCGAAACTCAAAATAACTTCCTCCATTAGTAAATCCATTCgctgctcctctctgtctgtcatgcGTTCCCTACTCGCAGCTCGCTCTGCATGCACTCTGCTCATGGCGCTGTgagagcatttcgctacaccaacaataacatctgctaaacacatgtatgtgaccatttaaatttgatttgattgagtaTCCATTGCAACGGCTCCGGCTGGGCTGCTCTGCTCAATGACGAGACATGAGAGAGCAGTGAACTTTTAGCTACTTTTTGTCACTCTAAACCCCAACAAAACTCAAGGAACATGATTATTTTCTGTGAAATAATCTCTCCTGTTTGAAGCACTTCTGACACCACGTTATGATCTTAGTCAGATATAACTATACTGCGCATCAGAGCACGAGCAAATGGCTCAGCTTCAAAATGTCAGTGATCAATTTAGTGATAACTGAGCCCTGCCTGTACCCTAGTTATTGACCGAGCCCTGTCCataacctttttatttaactaggcaagtcaggcccacaaacaaattcttatttacaatgacagcctaggaacagtggattaactgcctttttcaggggcagaacgactgatttttaccttgtcggctcgggacTCGATCTAacaacctttcgggttactggcccaacactctaaccactaggttacctgccacctggagttaccctagttattgattaAAAAACAGGccctacctgccctaacccaATGTAAAATGTTAGGGTTCGTCGGACTCGGGTCGGGTAGCAGAGCTCTATAAATTATGTTTACTTAATTTCAAAATAGGCCATCATCAGTGTCCATCGTGAATGATAATTATTCACATTTTTACCAGTGAAACGTCCAAACTCCATCTGCATGCCAATCATTTAATCTCAATCAGTTTCATGTGAATATGCATTTATACTGTCTTCAATTACTTTTTTTGTGAGCAGATTAGAGCAGATGGTGTTAATACACTACACTGAagtaaaatataaacgcaacatataaagtgttccatgtttcatgagttgaaattaAAATCACAGATATTTACCATACGGACAAAAATCTTATTTCACTCaatttttgtgcacaaatttgcttccacccctgttggtgagcatttctccttttccaagcTAATCCATTCAAActgattacacaggtgcaccttgtgctcggGACAATAAAATagcactttaaaatgtgcagtttagtcacacaacacaatgacacagatgtctcaagttttgagggagcatggaATGCCCACcacagctgttgccagagaactgaatgttaattgatctaccataagctgctgccaacatcgttttagagaatttggcagtaagtccaaccggcctcacaaccacaaaccacgtgtaaccacgccacaCCCGGACCTTCACATCCGGCTTCTCACCTGCGGGATCATTTGAGGGAGGTTGGGGgatgctgaggagtatttatgtctgtaataaagccattttgtggggagaaacttctgattggctgggcctggctctccagtggtTGGGCCTGTCTGCCAAGTGGGTGacctatgccctccaaggcccacccatggctgcacccctgtccagtcatgtgaaatccatagattagggactaatgaatttgtttcaattgactgatttccgtttatgaactgtaactcagtttatatttttgttcagtaaataTCCTTCCTGTATTTTGTTTAATTCCAAGCATATTTCTGCCTAGTGGCGCACGCCGTTGAGTTTTGCCGGCATGAGAATTTCTGTTTTACTATAAGCTAACCATTCCTAAAATCTCATAAGAAATGACTAATGTGGTGTTCTTGGTATAACAGTAATGGTATAGGCTACTATGCTATTATATTTGAGTCTGTAATGTAGTATACTAATTAATCATTATGTGATCTTGCAAGACATTGATTCAGGTTTGAATGAGCACCAGAGTGCGAACTGGCAGAGCGATGCTCTGGTGCGTTCCAGCAGCACTGCACCCAACAGGATAATTGAAGCGCACCTAGCCTACTCTTTTGCCTCACGCAAAATGTGGTGATTCTGAAACTAGAGACCACATGTGTGGCTGTTTTTTGGAACATTTTGGAATATTTGGCCAAGGAAACATTTCTGGTTGGTTTCAGGGATTGTAAAACAGTTAGGATGGGAGCCTTTTGTTAAAACGGAATTGAGTGAAGTAACTCCAGcctcagagatttttgcaatttgttccagtcattggcagcaaagaactggaaggaaaggcggccaaaggaagtgttggctttgggg contains these protein-coding regions:
- the tnk2a gene encoding activated CDC42 kinase 1 isoform X1, which produces MAENSMYQRLSYEREEEEEEKKEERKEGLMKERGEEEMMTEEGTEWLVDLLTDVQLQQYFLRIRDELNVTRLSHFDYVKNEDLEKIGMGRPGQRRLWEAVKRRRALYKRKSWMSKVQHTVFPGKRTDSDLDPQQLRGSLPNLKTPGVFDVLLTQGLTPSSDGMGAALTCLIREAELQLCERLGDGTFGVVRRGEWTGTTGQMLSVAVKCLKTDSVLDTEGLDDFIREVNAMHSLNHQNLIRLYGVVLTHPMKMVTELAPLGSLLDRLRKRQGHILISSLCGYAVQVACGMAYLEQRRFLHRDLAARNVLLSTNEMVKIGDFGLMRALPSHQDTYVMEESHKVPFAWCAPESLRSRSFSHASDTWMFGVTLWEMFTHGQEPWLGLNGSQILHKVDVEGERLVKPEDCPQDVYNVMLQTWSPQPDDRPTFTALRDFLLEIMPTDMRSLQDFEEPDKLQINMNDIITVVEGRAELYWWRGQNKRTLRVGQFPRHVVTSVSGLSAQDISRPLTHSFIHTGHGDTDPHRSWGHADRIDSLYLGNPMDPPDVMGMDPSTARPTKLPSRTRKKPPPRPPQPAVLINKPFYDSVLDDDDDEYEGASSGLKRLGAAIGLKLRPGEGSGVRSAKSEVSLIDFTDDSFSSATPSPLTETRIPDQDTLQDLPSILDWPLPLPAYDEVATEAEGQLADQEVRSITGLPEGMLAPPNTDAERRGLTQSADLFQELQREVMVKLRVPMTTGRSLPSSPLPLSLAPHRQIYLPPPSSSSYEDRPMLPPRSPIPPLRSSKRVSLCERENTPPQIPPRDHAFSQPSSRSSSPLPLVLPLSVSPLSSSLCLPPPPLSFSPRQRTGLYGVVGPLGSLISSSPSSSPPSSSLYSSMLMAAPPPSSSLDPLSEGRGLSILIDNSQSSERPAYLERYGATKMATVRPMVQQQPGGGGARPNSSYNNNNHRTQHLTTAPSRQRENGLIQVEQLFQLGLRSRTECQEVLEHCQWNLEQASTMLLDSCGKVG
- the tnk2a gene encoding activated CDC42 kinase 1 isoform X3 — protein: MAENSMYQRLSYEREEEEEEKKEERKEGLMKERGEEEMMTEEGTEWLVDLLTDVQLQQYFLRIRDELNVTRLSHFDYVKNEDLEKIGMGRPGQRRLWEAVKRRRALYKRKSWMSKVQHTVFPGKRTDSDLDPQQLRGSLPNLKTPGLTPSSDGMGAALTCLIREAELQLCERLGDGTFGVVRRGEWTGTTGQMLSVAVKCLKTDSVLDTEGLDDFIREVNAMHSLNHQNLIRLYGVVLTHPMKMVTELAPLGSLLDRLRKRQGHILISSLCGYAVQVACGMAYLEQRRFLHRDLAARNVLLSTNEMVKIGDFGLMRALPSHQDTYVMEESHKVPFAWCAPESLRSRSFSHASDTWMFGVTLWEMFTHGQEPWLGLNGSQILHKVDVEGERLVKPEDCPQDVYNVMLQTWSPQPDDRPTFTALRDFLLEIMPTDMRSLQDFEEPDKLQINMNDIITVVEGRAELYWWRGQNKRTLRVGQFPRHVVTSVSGLSAQDISRPLTHSFIHTGHGDTDPHRSWGHADRIDSLYLGNPMDPPDVMGMDPSTARPTKLPSRTRKKPPPRPPQPAVLINKPFYDSVLDDDDDEYEGASSGLKRLGAAIGLKLRPGEGSGVRSAKSEVSLIDFTDDSFSSATPSPLTETRIPDQDTLQDLPSILDWPLPLPAYDEVATEAEGQLADQEVRSITGLPEGMLAPPNTDAERRGLTQSADLFQELQREVMVKLRVPMTTGRSLPSSPLPLSLAPHRQIYLPPPSSSSYEDRPMLPPRSPIPPLRSSKRVSLCERENTPPQIPPRDHAFSQPSSRSSSPLPLVLPLSVSPLSSSLCLPPPPLSFSPRQRTGLYGVVGPLGSLISSSPSSSPPSSSLYSSMLMAAPPPSSSLDPLSEGRGLSILIDNSQSSERPAYLERYGATKMATVRPMVQQQPGGGGARPNSSYNNNNHRTQHLTTAPSRQRENGLIQVEQLFQLGLRSRTECQEVLEHCQWNLEQASTMLLDSCGKVG
- the tnk2a gene encoding activated CDC42 kinase 1 isoform X4, with translation MAENSMYQRLSYEREEEEEEKKEERKEGLMKERGEEEMMTEEGTEWLVDLLTDVQLQQYFLRIRDELNVTRLSHFDYVKNEDLEKIGMGRPGQRRLWEAVKRRRALYKRKSWMSKVFPGKRTDSDLDPQQLRGSLPNLKTPGLTPSSDGMGAALTCLIREAELQLCERLGDGTFGVVRRGEWTGTTGQMLSVAVKCLKTDSVLDTEGLDDFIREVNAMHSLNHQNLIRLYGVVLTHPMKMVTELAPLGSLLDRLRKRQGHILISSLCGYAVQVACGMAYLEQRRFLHRDLAARNVLLSTNEMVKIGDFGLMRALPSHQDTYVMEESHKVPFAWCAPESLRSRSFSHASDTWMFGVTLWEMFTHGQEPWLGLNGSQILHKVDVEGERLVKPEDCPQDVYNVMLQTWSPQPDDRPTFTALRDFLLEIMPTDMRSLQDFEEPDKLQINMNDIITVVEGRAELYWWRGQNKRTLRVGQFPRHVVTSVSGLSAQDISRPLTHSFIHTGHGDTDPHRSWGHADRIDSLYLGNPMDPPDVMGMDPSTARPTKLPSRTRKKPPPRPPQPAVLINKPFYDSVLDDDDDEYEGASSGLKRLGAAIGLKLRPGEGSGVRSAKSEVSLIDFTDDSFSSATPSPLTETRIPDQDTLQDLPSILDWPLPLPAYDEVATEAEGQLADQEVRSITGLPEGMLAPPNTDAERRGLTQSADLFQELQREVMVKLRVPMTTGRSLPSSPLPLSLAPHRQIYLPPPSSSSYEDRPMLPPRSPIPPLRSSKRVSLCERENTPPQIPPRDHAFSQPSSRSSSPLPLVLPLSVSPLSSSLCLPPPPLSFSPRQRTGLYGVVGPLGSLISSSPSSSPPSSSLYSSMLMAAPPPSSSLDPLSEGRGLSILIDNSQSSERPAYLERYGATKMATVRPMVQQQPGGGGARPNSSYNNNNHRTQHLTTAPSRQRENGLIQVEQLFQLGLRSRTECQEVLEHCQWNLEQASTMLLDSCGKVG
- the tnk2a gene encoding activated CDC42 kinase 1 isoform X2, coding for MAENSMYQRLSYEREEEEEEKKEERKEGLMKERGEEEMMTEEGTEWLVDLLTDVQLQQYFLRIRDELNVTRLSHFDYVKNEDLEKIGMGRPGQRRLWEAVKRRRALYKRKSWMSKVFPGKRTDSDLDPQQLRGSLPNLKTPGVFDVLLTQGLTPSSDGMGAALTCLIREAELQLCERLGDGTFGVVRRGEWTGTTGQMLSVAVKCLKTDSVLDTEGLDDFIREVNAMHSLNHQNLIRLYGVVLTHPMKMVTELAPLGSLLDRLRKRQGHILISSLCGYAVQVACGMAYLEQRRFLHRDLAARNVLLSTNEMVKIGDFGLMRALPSHQDTYVMEESHKVPFAWCAPESLRSRSFSHASDTWMFGVTLWEMFTHGQEPWLGLNGSQILHKVDVEGERLVKPEDCPQDVYNVMLQTWSPQPDDRPTFTALRDFLLEIMPTDMRSLQDFEEPDKLQINMNDIITVVEGRAELYWWRGQNKRTLRVGQFPRHVVTSVSGLSAQDISRPLTHSFIHTGHGDTDPHRSWGHADRIDSLYLGNPMDPPDVMGMDPSTARPTKLPSRTRKKPPPRPPQPAVLINKPFYDSVLDDDDDEYEGASSGLKRLGAAIGLKLRPGEGSGVRSAKSEVSLIDFTDDSFSSATPSPLTETRIPDQDTLQDLPSILDWPLPLPAYDEVATEAEGQLADQEVRSITGLPEGMLAPPNTDAERRGLTQSADLFQELQREVMVKLRVPMTTGRSLPSSPLPLSLAPHRQIYLPPPSSSSYEDRPMLPPRSPIPPLRSSKRVSLCERENTPPQIPPRDHAFSQPSSRSSSPLPLVLPLSVSPLSSSLCLPPPPLSFSPRQRTGLYGVVGPLGSLISSSPSSSPPSSSLYSSMLMAAPPPSSSLDPLSEGRGLSILIDNSQSSERPAYLERYGATKMATVRPMVQQQPGGGGARPNSSYNNNNHRTQHLTTAPSRQRENGLIQVEQLFQLGLRSRTECQEVLEHCQWNLEQASTMLLDSCGKVG